The sequence AGGATTTGCTCAAAGAATATGCCATAACCGCCAACCATTTCTTTAATTACCAGTTCCACAACGTCAGCGCCCAGGATGAGGAAACAGGCAAGGCGGTCAACGAAAATCAGGAACTGGCGAATAATTACGGCATCTACCCGATCCAGATTCAGAAAATCGAAAAAGACGAGGTGAAGTTTCAAAAAGCCTACATGGGCATGGCCCTGATTTACGGCGACATGGTGGAGCGGATCCCAACCATCACCGGTACCGATGGCCTGGAATACAAGATCACCACCGCCATGCAGAAGATGAACAACAAGATCAGCGCCTTGCTGCGGCTGCCTGAAAAGATCCAGATCAAACTGGTCTTGTCTTCTTCACTGAATATCGTCGCCCCCTACATCAACATCAGCGGCCTGGCCGACATGCCGGCCAAATGCGAAACATCAATTGCAGTGGGAAGGGCAGACGGACCGGCAGGGTAAAGAGGTTCCGGGCGGGCAGGGAGTGGCCGGGATCATGATACAAAACAGTCAGAAATCATTGTCAATTCCGCTGATTCGCGTGATGAGAATTCCCCTGATCGGTGACCAGTACCAATTGGAAACTATGGAAACCATGGAAAAAAACCTCGGCGATGCCATCGAAAGTATGCTGAATCTCAATGAAAACATCGGTTATTTGGCTGATTTCGGTACTCCGCCGTTGGGCGGTGGCATGGGCCTTCCCAATCAGCCCCAGCAGGAGGGTTTGACGAATTTCAACATCCTGGTGTCGGAAAATTATTCTCTTAAGCCTGTAAATCTCAAAGAGGAAAAAATTCCGGCCAATTTAAATTGCCTGATCATAGCCGGCCCCAAGGAGGAATTTTCCGATTATGCCCTTTT is a genomic window of Candidatus Aminicenantes bacterium containing:
- a CDS encoding GldG family protein gives rise to the protein MKIKQKSNYYKFLMYVAVIFLLNLVAASLFMRFDLTGDRLYSISSISKKVVSTLSEPLTIHVFFTRNLPAPHNNTERYLEDLLKEYAITANHFFNYQFHNVSAQDEETGKAVNENQELANNYGIYPIQIQKIEKDEVKFQKAYMGMALIYGDMVERIPTITGTDGLEYKITTAMQKMNNKISALLRLPEKIQIKLVLSSSLNIVAPYINISGLADMPAKCETSIAVGRADGPAG
- a CDS encoding Gldg family protein; translated protein: MIQNSQKSLSIPLIRVMRIPLIGDQYQLETMETMEKNLGDAIESMLNLNENIGYLADFGTPPLGGGMGLPNQPQQEGLTNFNILVSENYSLKPVNLKEEKIPANLNCLIIAGPKEEFSDYALFQIDQFLMQGKSLAILLDSFNEIVPDRNQSYSNPNQGPFYIPLNTGLEKLLGHYGLASKKSYVMDENCYKQRMDANYGGGEQPIYFAPLIST